The genome window GCGCGCCGATCAGCACCCGCGCCTCGCCCCGCGCCACGGCGCGCCAGGTGTCGCGCCGCTGCGCCGGGGTGAGCCCCGAGTGCCACACCGCCGGGGCGACGCCGAAACGCCGCGCGAACCGCTCCAGCCATTGCGCGGTCAACGCGATTTCCGGCACCAGCACCAGCGCCTGGCCGCCGCGCCGCACCACCTCGGCGATCGCCTCGAAATAGACCTCGGTCTTGCCCGAACCGGTGACGCCGTCCAGCAGCGTCACCGAATAGCCCGCGCCGACCCGCGCCACGAGATCCGCCGCCGCCGCCGCCTGCTCGGAACCGAAGGTCACCGGCTGCGCGTCCGGGTCCGGCGCGGGGAACCGCCGTCGCGGCAACTCTGTCGCCACCAGCGCGCCCTCGGCGAGCATGCCGCGCACCACCGCGTCGCCGACATCGCCGCGCCGCGCCGCATCGGCGACGCCGAGCGGGCCGCAACCGTCGAGCGCCGCCCACAGCCGCTCGCGCGCTGCGGTGCGGCGCATCCCGGCGGGCCAGACCGCGGCGCGCGTCACCCCGGCGGCGGAGACCTCCGTCTCCAGCGCCGCGGGCGCCGACAGCACCATCCGCAGCACCGCGCCGGGCGGCGAGAGAGTGTAGTCGGCGACCCAGTCGACGAACCGCCGGAGCGCCGCCGAAAGCGGCGGCAGATCGGCGACCTCCAGGATATCCTTGAGCTTTTTCGGATCGACCTCGCCCGCATCTGGGCCCCACGCGGCGGCCCACAGCGCCCGCCCGCCGACCGGCACGCGTACCAGCGCACCCGGCGGAACCGCCCATCCCTCGGGCACCTTATAAGTATAGTCGGCGCCGAGCGGCAGCGGCACTCGCACCGAGACGCGGCCGGAAACGGCATCGTCGGCGTTGGCGCGGGGCGCGTTCATCGGCTAAACTCCATTTCGCGATCCGAAGGCAACCCCTGTAGCAAACCAGCCGAGCGCGGTGCCATGAAATTCTTCCTCGATACGGCGGACATCGCCGAAATCCGCGACCTTGCCGCCACCGGCCTGGTCGACGGCGTCACCACCAACCCCTCTCTCGCCGCCAAGATCGGCCGACCGATGACCGAGATCATCGCGGAAATCTGCGCGACGGTCGAGGGGCCGGTCAGCGCCGAGGTACTCGCTACCGACCTCGACGGGATGCTGCGCGAGGCCGACGTGCTGAAGGCGATCTCCCCCAACGTCGCGATCAAGGTGCCGCTCACCTTCGACGGTCTCAAGGCCTGCCGCAGGCTTGCCGACGAGGGCGTGAAGGTCAACGTCACCCTGTGTTTCTCGCCGGTGCAGGCGCTGCTGGCGGCGAAGGCGGGCGCGGCGTTCGTCTCGCCGTTCGTCGGGCGGCTGGACGACATCGGCCACGACGGCATGGGGCTGATCGCCGACATCGTCGCGATCTACACCAACTATCCGCATCTCGGCACCGAGGTTCTGGTGGCGTCCGCGCGCCATGTCCACCACGTGCTGGAGGCCGCGCGCCTGGGGGCCGACGTCGTCACCCTGCCGCCCGCGATCCTGCGGCAGATGGTCAAGCACCCGCTCACCGACAGCGGCATCGCCGCGTTCCTCAAGGACGCGGAGAAAGCCGGACTCAGCATTCCGCCGCGGAGCTGATCTTGACCGCCGACACCGCCCTCGCCGACCTCACGCCCGCGCCCGCCGAGGTCGAGGCGTTTCTGCGCGCCCATCCGGATTTCCTCGCCGAGCGTCCCGACCTGCTGCGGGCGATGACCCCGCCGAGCCGCTTCGGCGACGGCGGCGACCCGATCGCCGACTTCCAGGCGGCGATGATCCGGGGTCTGCGGCTCGACGTCGAACGTCTGTCGCGCACCTCGGTGGATCTCGTCGCCACCAGCCGCGGCAACCTCTCGCGCCAGCAGCGCACCCATTCGGCCGCCCTCGCCCTCGCCGCCGCGGCGACCCCCGCCGATTTCCATCGCGTGCTGATCCGCGACTGGCCGCCGATCCTCGACGTCGACGCGGTGGCTCTGGTGCTGGAGGAGGCCGGGACCGCCGCCGTCGAAGAAGGGCCGGAGGGGATTCTCCGCGTGCCCGCCGGAACCGTCGACGCGGTGTTCGCGCGCGAGGCGCCGGGCGCGCGCATCGTGCTGACCCCCGAGCGCCGCGGCGGCAACCGCCTGTTCGGCAAACCCGGAGCGCGGATCCGCTCCGACGCCCTCTGCCGTCTCGACGACCCGGCGACCTGGGAGCCCGGCGGGCATCGCCCCGCCCCGGCGGGACTGCTGGCGGTCGGAGCCTTCGCGCCGGAAACCTTCCACCCCGAGCAGGCCACCGACCTACTGGAGTTCCTCGCCCGCCTGCTCGCGATCGTGCTCGGCCGATGGTGCGCGCCGACCCCCTGAGCGGCCTGTCGGCCGCGCCCGCGCTCGCCGTCCGGGTCGGCGAGTGGCGCGACTGGCTGCGCGCCGAGCGCCGCGCCAGCGCCCACACCCTCGACGCCTACGCCCGCGACGTCGCGCGCTTCCTCGCCTTCCTCACCGAACACCTCGGCCGCGCCCCCGATCTCGGCGACCTCGCCGAACTCGCGACGCGGGACTTCCGCGCCTATCTCGCGGCGCGCGGCGGCGAGGGCATCGGCCGCGCCTCGCTGGCGCGCGAGCTGTCCTCCCTGCGCACCCTGTTCAAGTGGCTGGAGCGCGAGGGGCTGGTGGTCAACGCCGCGCTGGCCGCCCTCGCCGCGCCGCGCAAGCCGCAGACCCTGCCCCGCCCGCTCTCGGCCGACGAGGCGCTGGACGCGGTGCGCGCGGCGGCGGCGGCGGCCCGCGAACCCTGGATCGGCCGACGCGACACCGCGATCCTGCTGCTGCTCTACGGGGCGGGCCTGCGCATCGGCGAGGCGCTCGGGCTCGACGTCGCCGACCGGCCGGCGGGCGGCACGCTGCGCGTCACCGGCAAGGGCAACAAGACCCGCGTCGTGCCGGTTCTGCCCGCGATCGCCGCGGCGGTGGACGCCTATCTCGCCGCATGCCCCTACCGCCTCGGCGCGGGCGACCCGCTGTTCGTCGGCGCGCGCGGCGAACGCCTCAACCCCGGCGTGGTGCAGCGACAGATGCGCCACCTGCGCGGCCTCCTCGGCCTGCCCGAGAGCGCGACGCCCCACGCGCTGCGCCACAGCTTCGCCACCCACCTGCTGGAAGCCGGGGGCGACCTGCGCAGCATCCAGGAGCTGCTCGGCCACGCGTCGCTGGCGGCAACCCAGCGCTACACCAAGGTGGACGCCGCGCATCTCAAGGCGGTTCATGGCGCCGCCCACCCGCGCGACCACAATTCAAGCGGGTAATATGCTCTAGTTGTACGAATTTTTGCGTGCTCGCAGATTGCGCGAGATTGTATACTCCTCCTCTACCTCGGATTCCCGGCAAGGAGGGGGCGCATGCGCGACAACGGCCCGGTCACCCAACGCGAAGTCGACTTCCCCGAGAACACCCGGCTGGTCTCGCGCACCGACGACAAGGGCCGGATCACCTTCGTCAACGCCGCGTTCGCGGCGATCAGCGGCTTTTCCGAGGAGGAACTGACCGGGTCCGCGCACAACATCGTCCGCCACCCGGACATGCCGCAGGAGGCGTTCGCCGATCTCTGGGCGACGCTGAAGTCGGGCAATCCCTGGCGCGGCCTGGTCAAGAACCGCACCAAGAGCGGCGACCACTACTGGGTGCGCGCCGACGTGATGCCGGTGATCGAGGATGGCCGCCCCGCGGGCTACGTGTCGATCCGCTCCAAGCCGAGCCGCGCCGAGATCGCCGAGGCGGAACGGGCCTACAGGCTGTTCCGCGACGGCAAGGCCCACGGTCTCGCGATCGAGGGCGGCAGCGTGGTCCGGCGCGTGCCCGCGTGGCGAAAGTGGCTCGGCAGCCTCGGCGGGCGGCTGGCGGTTCAGACCGGCGCGACCCTGGCGCTGCTGGCGCTGGTGGCGGCGATCGGCCTCGCCGCCCTGCACACCGCAGACAGCACCCTCCAGACGCTCCACCGCGACCGCCTCGTGCCGACCGCGCAACTTGCCGAGATCGACCGGCGGATGCGCGTCGGCCTCGACGATCTGGTGCGCATCGCGGCCGCCCTCGAGCCGGGCGGCGGCGACGCGGCCGCGGCCGTTCGCGACGCCGAGGCGAACCGCGACGCGATCGCCGCGATCCGGAAGACCGTCCGGGCGCGCGCCGTCCCCGGCGAAGGCGCCGACCTCGCAAACGCGTTCGAAACGAGCACCGCCCGTTACGCCGCCGAAGGCCTGGCGTCGGGGATCAAGCTCGGACAGGCGGGCGACGCCGCCGGACTCGACCGCCACGTCGCGGCGACGGCTCGGCCGCTGCTGCGCGACGCCGAGACCGCGATCAACCGGCTGATCGACTTCCAACAACGTACCGCCGAAGCCGAATTCCTGCACGCCGACGACCTCGCGCGGCTCTCGGTTCTGGCGATCGCCGCGCTGTTCGCGATCGCCTGCGCAGTGGCGGTGGCGGTCGCCTGGAGCGTGCGTCGCGCAGTGAACCGCCCACTCGCCCGCATGAGCACGCACTTCGCCGCGATCGCCAACCGCGACGACGACCATCCGATTCCCGAGGAGGAGATCGCCGAATTCCGGCACACCTCGCGGATGCTGCGGGCGATGCAGGGCCTGCTCGGATACGCGGCGCAGGAGAAGATCGAAATCGACCGCCGCAGCACCGCCCGCGCCAAGGCCGACCTGCACACCCTCGCCGACACTCTGGAATCCCGGGTCCACAGCGTGGTCGAGGAGGTCGGCCAGGCGTCGCGACACCTGGCCGACAGCGCCCGGACGCTGTCGAAGAACGCCGACATCACCCGCGAGCGCAGCCACGCGGTGCAGGAACAGGCCGAGGAGGTGCGGCGGAACGTCGATTCCGTCGCCGCCGCGACCCACGAACTCGCCGCCGCCGAGCAGGAGATCTCCCGGCAGGTGGTCAACACCGCGGAGATCAGCCTCAACGCATCGCGTCAGGCGGCGGATACCCGCGCCGCCGTGGGCAAACTCTCGGAATCCGCCACGCGCATCGGCGAGATCGTCGCGGTGATCACCGAGGTGGCGGGCCGCACCAACATGCTCGCGCTCAACGCCACCATCGAAGCCACCCGCGCGGGCGACGCGGGCAAGGGTTTCGCGGTGGTGGCGGGCGAGGTCAAGGCCCTCGCCCATCAGACCGGCCGCGCCACCGAGGACATCAGCCGCCAGATCCGCGCGATCCAGGCCGAAACCGAGACCACGGTGGCGGCGATCAACCGCATCACCACGACGATCTCCGAAGTCAGCGAGGTGTCCTCGGCGGTCGCCGCGGCGGTCGAGGAGCAGGGCGTCGCCACCCGCGAGATCGCCCGCAGCGTCAACGAAGTGGCGCTCGGCACCCAGGCGGCGTCGGAAAACGTCGCGGTGGTCGCCCGGGTCGCGAGCGACACCGAGACGATGGCGATGGAGGTTCTGACCTCCGCGGATACCCTCCGCGACGCCGCGCAGGTTCTGGACCGGGAGGTCAGCAACTTTCTGGCCGGGATCCGCCGTTGAATCCCACAAACGACCGCCCACATTCTATGCAGTTTCTGTGGCTGCATAAAATTCACGCTTTTGCATATTGCGATCGTATGCGGATTCCGGTCTATTGAGCGGAGTGTCGTCGTCGCCAGGAGTTCCGGTTTCCCTCCCGTTCCGTTCGAAAGAGGCCGCCCATGCCCCGTCGCATGCGCTTGATCATGAGCACGATCCAGAAGGACGTCCAAGGCTTCGCCAAGAGCAGCGAAGCGATCGCCAGCCAAACCCAGCTTCTCGCCCTCAACGCCACCATCGAGGCCGCCCGCGCCGGAGATGCCGGGCGGGGCTTCGCGGTGGTCGCCTCCGAGGTCAAAACCCTCGCCCGGCAAGCGGCTTCCAACTCGGAGGACATGCGCACCGTCGTCCTCGGCCGCATCAAACAGGGCCTCGATATTTCCGACGTCCTGGTGCGCGACCTCGAAGGCTCGCGCAACGTCGACATGGCGCAAACCCTGGTGCAACTGATCGTCCGCAACCTTTACGAACGCACCGCCGACGTCCGCTGGTGGGCCACCGACGACGCCTTCCGGCGCGCCCTCGAAGCCCCCTCCCCGGATCGCATCGCCCACGCGGCGGCACGCCTCGCGACGATCAACCGCTTCTACTCCGTCTATCTCGACCTCGTGCTCGTCGACCGCGAAGGCCGCACCGTCGCAACCTCCCGCGCGGCCGATTTCCCCGAGGTTTCCGGCCACGACTATCGTGACGCCCCGTGGTTCAGACAGGCGATCGCCACCGCGAGCGGCGACGATTACGTCGTCGACGACGTCGCCACCGATCCGGCGCACAAGAACCGTCCGGTGGCGCTCTACGCCGCCGCGGTGCGCGCGGGCGGCAAGGTCGACGGCGAGGCGATCGGCGCCCTCGGCGTGTTCTTCGACTGGGGCGCCCAGTCGCGCACCATCGTCCGCGACGAACCCACCTTCACCGACGACGAATGGAGCCGCACCCGGGTGCTGCTGCTCGACGCCAACCAGCGCATCATCGCCGCCTCCGACGACCGCGACCTCTACCGCCCCTATGCCTTCGACACCCAGGGCCGGAGCAAGGGCACGGTCGTCACCTCCGACGGGCGCGTCATCGCGTTCGCCCGAACCATCGGCTACGAAGCCTACGACGGCCTCGGCTGGATCGGGGTGGTGGAGCAGCGTCGCCTCTCCGACGACGAATTGCGCGAGCGGATGAACGGCCATCCCATCGCCGCCGACGCGCCGCGCATCACCCATTGAGACGGAAAAGGCCGGGATCGCTCCCGGCCTTTTTCTCGAGGACCTTCATCCGGTTCAGATGTGGATGGCGCGCTTGCCGACGTCCATCGCCGCTTCCTTGACCGCCTCGGCGAGGCCGGGATGGGCGTGGCAGGTGCGCGCGATGTCTTCGGCGGAGGCGCCGAACTCCATCGCCAGCGCCACTTCGGCCACCAGTTCGCCGACCGCCGGACCGACGAGATGCGCGCCCAACACCTTGTCGGTGCGCTTGTCGGCGAGGATCTTCACGAACCCGAGGGTCTCGCCGCTCGCCTTGGCGCGGCTGTTGGCGAGGAACGGGAACTTGCCCACGGCGTAGGCGACGCCCTCGGCCTTCAACTGCTGCTCGGTCTTGCCGACGCTCGCGATCTCGGGGTTGGTGTAGACCACCGACGGCGTCACCGCGTGGTTGACGTGCCCGGCCTGCCCGGCCAGCGTCTCCGCCACCGCGACGCCCTCCTCCTCGGCCTTGTGCGCCAGCATCAGACCGCCGACCACGTCGCCGATCGCGTAGACGCTCGGCACGTTGGTGCGGTTGTGCGCGTCCACCGGCACGAAGCCCTTGGGGTCCACCACCACGCCCGCGGCCTCCAGCCCGAGACCCTCGGTGTAGGGGCGGCGACCGATCGCCACCAGCACCACGTCGGCCTTGATCTCCGCCGCGTCGCCGCCCTTGACCGGCTCGATCCGCACCGTCGCGCCCGACTTGCCGGTCTTCACGCCCGTCACCTTGTGCGCGAGCTTGAAGGCGATCCCCTGCTTCTCGAAGATCCGCTGGGCCTGCTTGCTCACCTCGTCGTCGAACGGCGGCAGGATCTTGTCGAGGAACTCGACCACCGTCACCTTCGCGCCGAGCCGCGACCACACCGAGCCGAGCTCCAGCCCGATCACGCCCGCACCGATCACCACCATCTCGCCCGGCACCTTCTCCAGCGCCAGCGCGCCGGTCGAGGACACCACGGTCTTCTCGTCGACCTCGACGCCCGGCAGCGGTGCGGACACCGAACCGGTGGCGATCACGATGTGCTTGGCGGAATACTCGACGTCGCCGACCTTGAGGGCGTTCGGCCCGGTCAGGGTCGCCGCACCCTTCACGTAGGTCACCTTGTTCTTCTTGAACAGGAACTCGATGCCCTTGGTGAACTCGGCCACCACCTTGTCCTTGCGGCCCATCATCGCCGCGAGGTCGAGTTCCACGCCCGCGATTTTCACGCCGTGCGCGGCGAACTCCTCCTTCGCCGCGTGGAAGTGGTGCGACGACTGCAGCAAGACCTTGGACGGAATGCAGCCGACGTTGAGACAGGTGCCGCCGAGCGCACCGCGCTTCTCCACGCACGCCACCTTCATCCCCAACTGCGCCGCGCGGATCGCGCAGACGTAGCCGCCCGGCCCGCCGCCGACCACCACCAGATCGAATGCCGTTTCCGTGTTCGTAGCCATTCTTCAGCCCTTTGAAAAAGAACAGGCCAGGGGCGCCGCCCCTGGACCCCGCTAGGGGCCTCGGGCCCCTAGAACCCCGTTTGCTTTTGCGCGAAGCGCCATCAAGCCGCCACGCCGCGCGAAGGGCGAATCCCGCTTCGCGGAAAAACAAACACATGGGAGGTGCGGAGGGACCGAGTCCCTCCGCGTTGCTGTTATCAGACCCCGAGCACCAAACGCGCCGGGTCCTCGAGGGCTTCCTTGACCTTGACCAGGAAGGTGACCGCCTCGCCGCCGTCGATGATGCGGTGATCGTAGGAAAGCGCGATGTACATCATCGGCCGCGCCGCGATCGAGCCGTCGGGCATCACCATCGGGCGCTGCATGGTCTTGTGCATGCCGAGGATGCCCGACTGCGGCGGATTGATGATCGGCGTGGACATCAGCGAACCGTAGACGCCGCCGTTGGTGACGGTGAAGGTGCCGCCGGTCATGTCTTCCATGGTCAGCTTGCCGTCGCGCGCCTTGCCGGCGAGCGAGGCGATTTCCTTCTCGATCTGCGCGAACGACTTCACGTCGCAGTCGCGCACCACCGGCACCACCAGACCCTGGTCGGTGCCCACCGCGACGCCGACGTCGTAGTAGTTCTTGAAGACGATCTCGTCGCCCGAGATCTCGGCGTTGACCGCCGGAATCTCCTTGAGCGCGGCGACGCAGGCCTTGACGAAGAACGACATGAAGCCGAGGCGGATGCCGTGCTTCTTCTCGAACGCCGACTTGTACTGCTCGCGCAGCGACAGGATCCCGGTCATGTCCACCTCGTTGAAGGTGGTGAGGATCGCGGCGGTGTTCTGGGCGTCCTTGAGGCGCTCGGCGATGCGGCGGCGCAGGCGCGTCATCTTGACGCGCTGCTCGCGCGGGTCGGCGGCGCGGGGCGCGGCCGGGGCGGAGGCCTTGGGCGCGGCGGCCCCGAGCGGCTGCGCCGCGGCCGGGCCGGCCATCACCTTGGTGCGCCCTTCGAGGAAGTTGATCACGTCTTCCTTGGTCAGGCGGCCGTCCTTGCCAGTAGCGGGAATCGCCTTGGGATCGAGGTTGTTCTCGGCGACCAGCTTGCGCACCGCGGGGGCGAGTCCGTCGTCGGCCTCGGCCGGGGTTCCGGCCGCGGCGACCGCGGCGGCAAGCACGTCCGCGCCCGCGGCGGGCTTGGGCGCGGCGGCCGGAGCGGGCTTCGCCGGAGTCGGGGCCGCGCCGGCGGCGCCGATGCGGGCGAGCAGCGCGCCGACCTCGACTTCGGCGCCTTCGGCGGCGACGATCTCGGTGAGGGTGCCGGAAGCCGGAGCGTTGACCTCGACGGTAACCTTGTCGGTTTCCAGCTCCACCAGCGGCTCGTCGGCCTGGACCGCCTCGCCGACCTGTTTGAACCACTTCGCGACGGTGGCCTCGACCACCGATTCCCCTAACGTCGGGACGACGATTTCGTAAGACATGTTTTCCTGACCATTCGTTCTTTGGCTGTCGGGCTCCGGTCAGCCCTTCTTCTTGACCGAACCTTGCGGCATCAGGCGCGCGAGCGTGGTGCTGCGGCGGAACGGCTGGAACAGCTCCTCCCGCTTGCCGGTGAGCGCCTGTTCGACGATCGCCGCCTGTTCCTTGGTGTGGTTGCGCATCAGAC of uncultured Alphaproteobacteria bacterium contains these proteins:
- a CDS encoding conserved hypothetical protein (Evidence 4 : Homologs of previously reported genes of unknown function); this translates as MTADTALADLTPAPAEVEAFLRAHPDFLAERPDLLRAMTPPSRFGDGGDPIADFQAAMIRGLRLDVERLSRTSVDLVATSRGNLSRQQRTHSAALALAAAATPADFHRVLIRDWPPILDVDAVALVLEEAGTAAVEEGPEGILRVPAGTVDAVFAREAPGARIVLTPERRGGNRLFGKPGARIRSDALCRLDDPATWEPGGHRPAPAGLLAVGAFAPETFHPEQATDLLEFLARLLAIVLGRWCAPTP
- the xerC gene encoding Tyrosine recombinase XerC, whose translation is MVRADPLSGLSAAPALAVRVGEWRDWLRAERRASAHTLDAYARDVARFLAFLTEHLGRAPDLGDLAELATRDFRAYLAARGGEGIGRASLARELSSLRTLFKWLEREGLVVNAALAALAAPRKPQTLPRPLSADEALDAVRAAAAAAREPWIGRRDTAILLLLYGAGLRIGEALGLDVADRPAGGTLRVTGKGNKTRVVPVLPAIAAAVDAYLAACPYRLGAGDPLFVGARGERLNPGVVQRQMRHLRGLLGLPESATPHALRHSFATHLLEAGGDLRSIQELLGHASLAATQRYTKVDAAHLKAVHGAAHPRDHNSSG
- a CDS encoding Methyl-accepting chemotaxis protein, whose protein sequence is MRDNGPVTQREVDFPENTRLVSRTDDKGRITFVNAAFAAISGFSEEELTGSAHNIVRHPDMPQEAFADLWATLKSGNPWRGLVKNRTKSGDHYWVRADVMPVIEDGRPAGYVSIRSKPSRAEIAEAERAYRLFRDGKAHGLAIEGGSVVRRVPAWRKWLGSLGGRLAVQTGATLALLALVAAIGLAALHTADSTLQTLHRDRLVPTAQLAEIDRRMRVGLDDLVRIAAALEPGGGDAAAAVRDAEANRDAIAAIRKTVRARAVPGEGADLANAFETSTARYAAEGLASGIKLGQAGDAAGLDRHVAATARPLLRDAETAINRLIDFQQRTAEAEFLHADDLARLSVLAIAALFAIACAVAVAVAWSVRRAVNRPLARMSTHFAAIANRDDDHPIPEEEIAEFRHTSRMLRAMQGLLGYAAQEKIEIDRRSTARAKADLHTLADTLESRVHSVVEEVGQASRHLADSARTLSKNADITRERSHAVQEQAEEVRRNVDSVAAATHELAAAEQEISRQVVNTAEISLNASRQAADTRAAVGKLSESATRIGEIVAVITEVAGRTNMLALNATIEATRAGDAGKGFAVVAGEVKALAHQTGRATEDISRQIRAIQAETETTVAAINRITTTISEVSEVSSAVAAAVEEQGVATREIARSVNEVALGTQAASENVAVVARVASDTETMAMEVLTSADTLRDAAQVLDREVSNFLAGIRR
- a CDS encoding Methyl-accepting chemotaxis sensory transducer produces the protein MPRRMRLIMSTIQKDVQGFAKSSEAIASQTQLLALNATIEAARAGDAGRGFAVVASEVKTLARQAASNSEDMRTVVLGRIKQGLDISDVLVRDLEGSRNVDMAQTLVQLIVRNLYERTADVRWWATDDAFRRALEAPSPDRIAHAAARLATINRFYSVYLDLVLVDREGRTVATSRAADFPEVSGHDYRDAPWFRQAIATASGDDYVVDDVATDPAHKNRPVALYAAAVRAGGKVDGEAIGALGVFFDWGAQSRTIVRDEPTFTDDEWSRTRVLLLDANQRIIAASDDRDLYRPYAFDTQGRSKGTVVTSDGRVIAFARTIGYEAYDGLGWIGVVEQRRLSDDELRERMNGHPIAADAPRITH
- the LPD gene encoding Dihydrolipoyl dehydrogenase, mitochondrial; translated protein: MATNTETAFDLVVVGGGPGGYVCAIRAAQLGMKVACVEKRGALGGTCLNVGCIPSKVLLQSSHHFHAAKEEFAAHGVKIAGVELDLAAMMGRKDKVVAEFTKGIEFLFKKNKVTYVKGAATLTGPNALKVGDVEYSAKHIVIATGSVSAPLPGVEVDEKTVVSSTGALALEKVPGEMVVIGAGVIGLELGSVWSRLGAKVTVVEFLDKILPPFDDEVSKQAQRIFEKQGIAFKLAHKVTGVKTGKSGATVRIEPVKGGDAAEIKADVVLVAIGRRPYTEGLGLEAAGVVVDPKGFVPVDAHNRTNVPSVYAIGDVVGGLMLAHKAEEEGVAVAETLAGQAGHVNHAVTPSVVYTNPEIASVGKTEQQLKAEGVAYAVGKFPFLANSRAKASGETLGFVKILADKRTDKVLGAHLVGPAVGELVAEVALAMEFGASAEDIARTCHAHPGLAEAVKEAAMDVGKRAIHI
- the sucB gene encoding dihydrolipoyltranssuccinase (Evidence 2a : Function of homologous gene experimentally demonstrated in an other organism; PubMedId : 10739245, 1554728, 4904515, 6376123, 6376124, 8950276, 9298646, 9677295; Product type e : enzyme), with product MSYEIVVPTLGESVVEATVAKWFKQVGEAVQADEPLVELETDKVTVEVNAPASGTLTEIVAAEGAEVEVGALLARIGAAGAAPTPAKPAPAAAPKPAAGADVLAAAVAAAGTPAEADDGLAPAVRKLVAENNLDPKAIPATGKDGRLTKEDVINFLEGRTKVMAGPAAAQPLGAAAPKASAPAAPRAADPREQRVKMTRLRRRIAERLKDAQNTAAILTTFNEVDMTGILSLREQYKSAFEKKHGIRLGFMSFFVKACVAALKEIPAVNAEISGDEIVFKNYYDVGVAVGTDQGLVVPVVRDCDVKSFAQIEKEIASLAGKARDGKLTMEDMTGGTFTVTNGGVYGSLMSTPIINPPQSGILGMHKTMQRPMVMPDGSIAARPMMYIALSYDHRIIDGGEAVTFLVKVKEALEDPARLVLGV